A region from the uncultured Draconibacterium sp. genome encodes:
- a CDS encoding AMP-binding protein, which translates to MNATQYLFEKTARLDKDFVLGNKETISYSSLYEQSSKMATYLSEKFGSQKNILLVSNNNRFFLVCYLGIMLSGNVCVPLNPSIEIGNFHYIAEKSEFVLCFLEKRLEKKLILPVIQTVTDTEYLDLIINERQYLNNDTFDSNLPAQIIFTSGSTGKQKGVVLSHKNIIVNTNSIIKYLKLSQEDIIEVVLPFFYCYGLSLLHTHLRVGGSMVLNNTFIFLGTVLNDIIKYKCTGFAGVPSHFQILLRKSESFKKGKFPTLRYVTQAGGKLHNTFISEFIRCFPDIKFYVMYGQTEATARLSYLKPDELNDKLGSIGHGIPDVQLKVVNETGQQIQAGNIGEIIAKGDNIMLGYYKDAESTKKTLKDGWLYTGDVGTVDSDGYIYLTARKKEIIKVAGRRISPKEIEEVLVSFPDVVDCTIDAIDDDITGEAIKATIVLKENAKQIVTADVLKSFCGEKLDHHKIPQTIEFAKGMKINSAGKKVKAT; encoded by the coding sequence ATGAATGCAACACAGTATTTATTTGAAAAAACTGCCAGACTTGACAAAGATTTTGTTTTAGGAAATAAAGAAACAATATCATATTCCAGTCTTTATGAGCAAAGTTCGAAAATGGCCACTTATCTTTCTGAGAAATTTGGAAGTCAGAAAAATATTTTATTGGTAAGTAATAACAATCGTTTTTTTCTGGTTTGCTATTTAGGAATAATGTTATCAGGGAATGTGTGTGTACCTCTAAATCCATCAATTGAAATCGGCAATTTCCATTATATCGCTGAAAAAAGTGAATTTGTTCTGTGTTTTTTAGAAAAAAGATTAGAAAAAAAATTAATTCTTCCGGTGATACAAACCGTGACTGATACGGAATATTTAGATTTAATAATTAACGAAAGACAATATCTAAACAATGATACTTTTGATTCGAATTTGCCGGCACAAATTATTTTCACATCTGGTTCAACCGGCAAACAAAAAGGTGTAGTACTAAGCCATAAAAATATTATTGTCAACACAAATTCTATTATAAAGTACCTTAAACTCTCTCAGGAAGATATAATTGAAGTAGTACTGCCTTTTTTCTATTGTTACGGACTTTCACTGCTTCACACCCATTTAAGGGTTGGCGGTTCCATGGTTTTAAATAATACTTTTATATTTCTTGGAACTGTACTAAATGATATAATCAAATATAAATGTACAGGATTTGCAGGTGTTCCAAGTCATTTTCAAATCCTGCTACGAAAATCCGAAAGTTTTAAAAAAGGGAAATTCCCAACACTGCGATATGTTACTCAGGCAGGAGGTAAACTACACAATACATTCATTTCTGAGTTCATTCGTTGTTTCCCCGACATCAAATTTTATGTGATGTATGGACAGACCGAAGCTACTGCACGACTTTCGTACCTTAAGCCGGATGAGTTAAATGACAAATTGGGCTCTATTGGACACGGAATTCCGGATGTGCAGCTAAAAGTTGTAAATGAAACAGGACAACAAATACAAGCTGGAAATATTGGTGAAATTATTGCAAAAGGTGATAATATCATGCTGGGATATTATAAAGATGCTGAAAGTACAAAAAAGACACTAAAAGATGGATGGTTATATACCGGCGATGTTGGCACCGTTGATAGCGACGGATACATCTACCTTACCGCACGAAAAAAAGAAATTATTAAAGTGGCAGGAAGACGAATCAGTCCTAAAGAAATTGAGGAAGTTCTTGTTTCTTTCCCTGATGTTGTAGACTGTACCATTGATGCAATTGATGATGATATAACCGGTGAAGCCATAAAGGCAACTATAGTTTTGAAAGAAAATGCGAAGCAGATAGTAACAGCAGACGTTCTGAAATCATTCTGCGGAGAAAAACTCGATCATCACAAAATTCCTCAAACCATTGAATTTGCAAAGGGAATGAAGATCAATTCTGCAGGTAAAAAAGTAAAAGCCACATAA
- the nadE gene encoding NAD(+) synthase, with product MNISLKTITKKPAFSSDIVKLPDVEQTVFNITEHLKNDVYKVLKRRGGVVGISGGIDSAVTLALTSRALGANNVLGIIMPDRDSSSDSKTLALELAGKFGIKTIEEDITAALNGFGCYARRDEAVKSVIPDFNPNEDKFKIEIKQQVINMKLPPIFYATVHFSNGEVESKRLPLKEYLQIVAASNFKQRSRMSMLYYHAEANHYAVIGTPNKHEVRQGFFVKYGDGGADVMPIGHMLKTQVYQLAHFLGVPDGIIKRTPTTDTYSAEQTQEDFFFQLPFNIMDPLWHGWENGYSAAEVAAELNFTEEEVESIYTNFRRKMQTTNYLRMPPIHY from the coding sequence ATGAATATCTCGTTAAAAACCATTACAAAGAAACCAGCATTTTCAAGTGATATTGTAAAACTACCGGATGTTGAACAAACAGTGTTTAACATTACCGAACATTTAAAAAACGATGTTTATAAAGTGCTTAAAAGAAGAGGTGGTGTGGTTGGTATTAGTGGTGGAATTGATTCTGCTGTAACCCTTGCACTCACTTCCCGGGCTTTAGGTGCTAATAATGTACTTGGCATTATAATGCCGGATCGTGATTCAAGTTCAGATAGCAAAACACTAGCATTGGAACTTGCCGGTAAATTTGGTATTAAAACAATTGAGGAGGATATAACTGCCGCACTAAATGGATTTGGCTGTTATGCAAGAAGAGACGAAGCCGTTAAAAGTGTAATTCCCGATTTTAATCCGAATGAGGATAAATTTAAAATTGAGATTAAGCAACAGGTAATTAATATGAAATTACCACCGATATTTTATGCTACCGTTCATTTTAGCAACGGAGAAGTTGAAAGTAAAAGATTGCCATTGAAAGAATACCTGCAAATTGTTGCTGCATCAAATTTTAAGCAACGAAGTCGGATGTCGATGCTTTATTACCATGCCGAAGCAAATCATTATGCTGTTATTGGTACGCCTAATAAACACGAGGTACGACAAGGTTTTTTTGTTAAATACGGCGATGGCGGTGCCGATGTGATGCCAATTGGCCATATGTTAAAAACACAGGTTTATCAATTAGCTCATTTCCTGGGTGTGCCCGATGGAATAATCAAACGAACACCAACAACGGATACTTATTCAGCAGAACAAACCCAGGAAGACTTCTTTTTCCAACTTCCTTTTAATATTATGGATCCGTTATGGCATGGATGGGAGAATGGATACTCTGCTGCGGAAGTTGCTGCAGAATTGAATTTTACCGAAGAAGAAGTTGAAAGTATATACACAAATTTCAGACGAAAAATGCAAACGACGAATTACTTAAGAATGCCGCCGATCCATTATTAA